A genomic stretch from Kribbella amoyensis includes:
- a CDS encoding DUF4031 domain-containing protein, giving the protein MILIDPPVWPGWDRVWSHLVSDESYEELHAFARSVGIPARGFDRDHYDVPSEEYEAMVAAGAVPVPSRVLVRRLIDAGLRHRKGT; this is encoded by the coding sequence GTGATCCTGATCGACCCCCCGGTCTGGCCGGGCTGGGACCGGGTCTGGTCGCATCTGGTCAGCGACGAGTCGTACGAGGAACTGCACGCGTTCGCCCGCTCGGTCGGTATCCCGGCCCGCGGCTTCGACCGGGACCACTACGACGTGCCGTCCGAGGAGTACGAGGCGATGGTGGCCGCCGGCGCGGTCCCGGTGCCGAGCCGCGTCCTCGTCCGCCGGCTGATCGACGCCGGCCTGCGGCACCGCAAGGGCACCTGA
- a CDS encoding copper homeostasis protein CutC gives MASLLEVIALHPADAEAAQEGGADRLELCAAMEADGLSPAVSTVSAIRRVTDLPLRVMLRLTDSFAIDGAGINKLTATAQSYLAAGADGFVLGFLTKDNEIDTEAVGQLVSTFAGTPWTFHRAIDAVLEQRPAWRALRTLPGLDCVLTAGSSLGVPHGLDDLTRMAKEDPAIAKVMMAGGSLQPEHVPWLYGSGVRRFHVGSSVRQDGSWTKAYVNSRFVRAWRNLLDAQDGKEQPA, from the coding sequence ATGGCGTCGTTGCTGGAGGTGATCGCGCTGCATCCCGCCGATGCGGAGGCAGCGCAAGAGGGTGGCGCGGACCGGCTGGAGCTGTGCGCGGCGATGGAGGCCGATGGCCTGTCGCCCGCGGTGTCCACGGTCAGCGCGATCCGCCGGGTCACGGATCTGCCGTTGCGGGTGATGCTGCGGCTGACCGACTCGTTCGCGATCGACGGCGCCGGGATCAACAAGCTGACGGCGACGGCCCAGTCGTACCTCGCGGCCGGCGCGGACGGGTTCGTGCTCGGGTTCCTCACCAAGGACAACGAGATCGACACCGAGGCGGTCGGTCAGTTGGTGAGCACGTTCGCGGGGACGCCGTGGACGTTCCACCGCGCGATCGACGCCGTCCTCGAACAACGCCCCGCCTGGCGCGCGCTGCGGACCCTGCCCGGCCTGGACTGCGTACTGACGGCCGGCTCGTCGCTGGGCGTACCGCACGGGCTCGACGACCTGACCCGGATGGCGAAGGAGGATCCCGCGATCGCGAAGGTGATGATGGCCGGTGGTTCGCTGCAGCCCGAGCACGTCCCGTGGTTGTACGGCAGCGGGGTCCGCCGGTTCCACGTCGGGTCGTCGGTCCGCCAGGACGGGTCGTGGACCAAGGCGTACGTGAACTCCCGGTTCGTCCGGGCCTGGCGGAATCTGCTGGACGCCCAGGACGGCAAGGAGCAGCCCGCGTGA
- a CDS encoding LacI family DNA-binding transcriptional regulator → MSPSVTIKTVAQAVGVSPSTVSNAYNKPDQLSGALREKILAKAQELGYAGPDASARALRSGKAGAVGVLFTDKLAYAFSDPYAVGFLAGLAEVAEEFSTSLLLMPLSSSDIQGGTTAVQQAAIDAAAIFCVAGGHPALDTLRTRGIPMVSTDRGDHPDLSWVAIDEVEAAAKLGKHLARLGHREVVVLVDNAEAAGSRPVELTLDEVGYTDCELRIRGLQKEMPDARLRLVSGGHNAFSSGLAGAEWVLDSQDRPTAIVGLSDVQALGAMEAMKTRGLSPGRDLTVVGFDDIPQAETAGLTTIRQPIKDKGRTVGRLLLDPATKERHVMMPTELVVRSSSGPAPRH, encoded by the coding sequence ATGTCGCCCAGTGTCACCATCAAGACCGTCGCACAGGCTGTCGGGGTGTCGCCGTCGACGGTGTCCAACGCCTACAACAAGCCCGACCAGCTGTCCGGCGCGCTGCGCGAGAAGATCCTGGCCAAGGCCCAGGAGCTCGGGTATGCCGGGCCCGACGCCTCGGCCCGGGCGCTGCGCAGCGGGAAGGCGGGAGCGGTCGGGGTGCTGTTCACCGACAAGCTCGCGTACGCGTTCTCCGACCCGTACGCGGTCGGCTTCCTGGCCGGGCTGGCCGAGGTCGCCGAGGAGTTCAGTACCAGCCTGTTGCTGATGCCGCTCAGCTCGTCCGACATCCAGGGCGGTACCACCGCGGTCCAGCAGGCCGCGATCGACGCCGCCGCGATCTTCTGCGTGGCCGGCGGGCACCCGGCGCTGGACACGCTCCGGACCCGCGGGATCCCGATGGTCTCGACCGACCGGGGCGACCACCCGGACCTGTCCTGGGTCGCGATCGACGAGGTCGAGGCGGCCGCGAAACTCGGCAAGCACCTGGCCCGGCTCGGCCACCGCGAGGTGGTGGTCCTGGTCGACAACGCCGAGGCGGCCGGCAGCCGGCCGGTCGAGCTGACCCTGGACGAGGTCGGGTACACCGACTGCGAACTGCGGATCCGCGGCTTGCAGAAGGAGATGCCGGACGCCCGGCTCCGGCTGGTCTCGGGCGGCCACAACGCCTTCAGTTCCGGGCTCGCCGGGGCCGAGTGGGTGCTCGACTCGCAGGACCGGCCGACCGCGATCGTCGGTCTGAGCGACGTCCAGGCGCTCGGCGCGATGGAGGCGATGAAGACGCGCGGACTGAGTCCCGGCCGGGACCTGACCGTGGTCGGCTTCGACGACATCCCGCAGGCGGAGACCGCCGGGCTGACCACGATCCGGCAACCGATCAAGGACAAAGGCCGGACCGTCGGGCGGCTCCTGCTCGACCCGGCCACGAAGGAACGCCACGTCATGATGCCGACCGAGTTGGTGGTTCGCTCCAGCAGCGGCCCGGCACCCAGGCACTGA
- a CDS encoding aldo/keto reductase, giving the protein MKERVLGRQGLRVSALGLGTMGMTMAYGDADPDGGIATIRRAHELGVTLFDTAELYGGGTGSNEQLLGRAVQGFRDEVVLASKFGFDLAKDPYGGTALDSRPERIREVAENSLRYLRTDHLDLLYQHRVDPAVPIEEVAGAVGELIQAGKVRYFGLSEAGPDTIRRAHAVQPVSVLQTEYSIFERQVEAEVLPVVRELGIGFVAYSPLGRGFLTADVRPASEYPASDMRSFDDRWQPGNYEANVAAVARLKELAESKGITVAQVALGWLLTQGEDIVPIFGTRKVTRLEENLAAAEANLTPADLETIREILPTGSHGSRYLAAHLPDWSRS; this is encoded by the coding sequence ATGAAGGAGCGCGTACTCGGCCGGCAAGGGCTGCGGGTCTCGGCGCTGGGGCTCGGCACGATGGGCATGACGATGGCGTACGGCGACGCCGACCCGGACGGCGGCATCGCGACGATCCGGCGGGCGCACGAGCTCGGGGTCACCCTGTTCGACACCGCGGAGTTGTACGGCGGTGGCACCGGGAGCAACGAGCAGTTGCTCGGCCGGGCGGTCCAGGGGTTCCGTGACGAGGTCGTGCTGGCGAGCAAGTTCGGGTTCGACCTGGCGAAGGACCCCTACGGCGGGACGGCGCTCGACAGCCGGCCGGAGCGGATCCGCGAGGTCGCCGAGAACAGCCTGCGGTACCTGCGAACCGATCACCTGGACCTGCTGTACCAGCACCGCGTGGACCCGGCGGTACCGATCGAGGAGGTCGCCGGTGCGGTCGGCGAGCTGATCCAGGCGGGCAAGGTCCGGTACTTCGGACTGAGCGAGGCCGGGCCGGACACGATCCGCCGCGCGCACGCCGTCCAGCCGGTGTCGGTCCTGCAGACCGAGTACTCGATCTTCGAACGCCAGGTGGAGGCGGAGGTCCTGCCGGTGGTGCGCGAGCTCGGGATCGGCTTCGTCGCGTACTCGCCGTTGGGCCGGGGGTTCCTCACGGCGGATGTGCGGCCGGCGAGTGAGTACCCGGCGAGCGACATGCGCAGCTTCGACGACCGCTGGCAGCCTGGCAACTACGAGGCGAACGTGGCGGCGGTCGCGCGGCTGAAAGAACTTGCCGAGAGCAAGGGAATCACGGTGGCGCAGGTGGCGCTGGGCTGGCTGCTGACCCAGGGCGAGGACATCGTGCCGATCTTCGGGACCCGCAAGGTCACGCGGCTGGAGGAGAACCTCGCCGCGGCGGAGGCGAACCTCACACCCGCCGACCTGGAGACGATCCGGGAGATTCTGCCGACCGGATCACACGGCAGCCGCTACCTGGCCGCGCATCTGCCGGACTGGTCCCGCTCCTGA
- a CDS encoding TetR family transcriptional regulator, whose protein sequence is MGDGQATRRRILDAAAEEFARYGIAGARVDRIAANAKANKAQLYAYYGNKDSLFDAVLTEHVEANLDLVPLTADDLPGYAVRLYDENVRRPELVRLVTWARLERTPTGDLFGEWEGHDKDKLAAIEAAQRDGHLVDTLAPIDLHSMVIALTMSWSAASITYAADQADEADLHERRREALSATVRRAFVP, encoded by the coding sequence ATGGGAGACGGACAGGCAACCCGGCGGCGCATTCTCGACGCGGCCGCCGAGGAGTTCGCCCGGTACGGCATCGCCGGCGCGCGGGTGGACCGGATCGCGGCGAACGCCAAGGCGAACAAGGCCCAGCTCTACGCGTACTACGGCAACAAGGACAGCCTCTTCGACGCGGTCCTCACCGAGCATGTGGAGGCCAACCTCGACCTGGTCCCGCTCACCGCCGACGACCTCCCCGGGTACGCGGTCCGCCTGTACGACGAGAACGTCCGGCGCCCCGAACTCGTCCGCCTGGTCACCTGGGCCCGGCTCGAACGCACCCCCACCGGCGACCTCTTCGGCGAGTGGGAGGGCCACGACAAGGACAAGCTCGCCGCGATCGAGGCGGCCCAACGGGACGGCCACCTGGTCGACACACTCGCCCCGATCGACCTGCACTCGATGGTGATCGCGCTGACGATGTCGTGGTCCGCGGCCAGCATCACGTACGCCGCCGACCAGGCCGACGAGGCCGACCTGCACGAACGTCGTCGCGAGGCGCTGTCTGCCACGGTCCGCCGCGCCTTCGTCCCCTGA
- a CDS encoding multicopper oxidase family protein, whose translation MKLSRRGFLGVTGAAALAGCGLDPSPGQTAELLRSATPLPEAFKVPLPIPPTKRPIRSDAKADHFRVVQRKASLEILPGLKTEVLGYDGLLPGPTFDTRSGRTTIIEQVNELDVPTVVHLHGGHTPAASDGWPLDLLMPAGGHHGHTGHHGMTGGDVQTGSRMYTYPNTQRAATLWYHDHRMDYTAPQVYRGLFGLHLIRDEEEDRLPLPHGDREVPLVIADRAFAEDGSFRYPARTDGPGVESQYMEGVIGDVILVNGAPWPVLEVDAARYRFRVLNASNARRYELALDRGSAKLVQIGSDGGLLGAPIEHESLVVAPAERFDIVVDFSQYEVGSEITLLNKLDSGRTGEVLRFKVARRAKDDSTVPARLSAYAAVVEPAGVVRRQWRFRRGNTGTHQGWTINGKPFDPQTMQAMVKLDQYEVWSFVTDVHHPVHVHLAPFQVLRRRGKGPGAYDHGWKDTVDVRPAEVVEVLVKFSAHKGKYLIHCHNLEHEDMAMMAGFETV comes from the coding sequence ATGAAGCTGTCCCGCCGTGGTTTCCTCGGTGTCACCGGTGCGGCGGCCCTGGCCGGCTGCGGCCTCGATCCGTCCCCCGGTCAGACCGCCGAACTCCTGCGCAGCGCAACACCGTTGCCGGAGGCATTCAAAGTCCCGTTGCCGATCCCGCCGACCAAGCGGCCGATCCGCAGCGACGCCAAGGCCGACCACTTCCGGGTGGTCCAGCGGAAGGCGTCGCTGGAGATCCTGCCCGGCCTGAAGACCGAGGTGCTCGGGTACGACGGCCTGCTGCCCGGGCCCACGTTCGACACCAGGAGCGGCCGGACCACGATCATCGAACAGGTCAACGAGCTGGACGTACCGACCGTGGTCCACCTGCACGGCGGACACACCCCGGCCGCCAGCGACGGGTGGCCGCTCGACCTGCTGATGCCGGCCGGCGGTCACCACGGCCACACCGGACACCACGGGATGACCGGCGGCGACGTGCAGACCGGCAGCCGCATGTACACGTACCCGAACACCCAGCGCGCCGCCACCCTCTGGTATCACGACCACCGGATGGACTACACCGCCCCACAGGTGTACCGCGGCCTCTTCGGGCTCCACCTGATCCGGGACGAGGAGGAGGACCGGCTCCCGCTGCCGCACGGTGATCGCGAGGTCCCCCTGGTCATCGCGGATCGCGCGTTCGCCGAAGACGGCTCGTTCCGCTATCCCGCCCGGACCGACGGCCCCGGCGTGGAATCGCAGTACATGGAAGGCGTCATCGGTGACGTGATCCTGGTCAACGGCGCACCCTGGCCAGTGCTGGAGGTGGACGCCGCGCGGTACCGCTTCCGCGTCCTCAACGCGTCGAACGCCCGCCGGTACGAGCTCGCCCTCGACCGCGGATCGGCGAAGCTCGTCCAGATCGGCAGCGATGGCGGACTGCTCGGCGCCCCGATCGAGCACGAGAGCCTGGTGGTCGCGCCGGCCGAGCGGTTCGACATCGTCGTGGACTTCTCGCAGTACGAGGTGGGCAGCGAGATCACCTTGCTGAACAAGCTCGACAGCGGCCGCACCGGCGAGGTCCTGCGATTCAAGGTGGCCCGGAGGGCGAAGGACGACAGTACGGTCCCGGCCAGGCTGTCGGCGTACGCCGCGGTCGTCGAGCCGGCCGGGGTGGTTCGCCGGCAGTGGCGGTTCCGCCGGGGGAACACGGGGACGCACCAGGGCTGGACGATCAACGGCAAGCCGTTCGACCCGCAGACCATGCAGGCGATGGTGAAGCTGGACCAGTACGAGGTCTGGTCGTTCGTGACCGACGTCCACCACCCGGTCCACGTCCACCTCGCGCCGTTCCAGGTGCTGCGCCGCCGCGGCAAAGGGCCCGGCGCGTACGACCACGGCTGGAAGGACACGGTCGACGTCCGGCCGGCCGAGGTGGTCGAGGTGCTGGTGAAGTTCAGCGCGCACAAGGGCAAGTACCTGATCCACTGCCACAACCTCGAGCACGAGGACATGGCGATGATGGCGGGCTTCGAAACTGTCTGA
- a CDS encoding ArsR/SmtB family transcription factor: protein MAVDEAALDRAFMALADPVRRALIARLSRGEATVNELAEPFAITKQAVSRHIQVLEAAGLITRSRDGQRRPCHLDPAALETLTSWIDEYRLASERRFRQIDAVLENLKEQER from the coding sequence ATGGCGGTTGACGAAGCGGCACTGGACCGGGCCTTCATGGCCCTCGCCGATCCGGTCCGCCGGGCCCTGATCGCCCGGCTGTCCCGGGGCGAGGCGACCGTGAACGAGCTCGCCGAGCCGTTCGCGATCACCAAGCAGGCGGTGTCGCGGCACATCCAGGTGCTCGAGGCCGCCGGCCTGATCACCCGCAGCCGCGACGGCCAGCGCCGGCCCTGCCATCTGGACCCGGCCGCCCTGGAAACCCTGACGAGCTGGATCGACGAGTACCGGCTGGCCTCCGAGCGCCGGTTCCGCCAGATCGACGCCGTCCTCGAGAACCTCAAGGAGCAAGAGCGATGA
- a CDS encoding SRPBCC family protein → MSTHPTTITVPAETPFIEVTRDFDATPAQLFKVSTDPDLVAQWLGPRNLEMEVQEYDVRPGGRYRYLHRDASGEYAFRGVFHTVEQDRLVIQTFEWEGAPGEVSLERATYTETDTGVRLHQQSVFPSVQTRDAAVASGMEYGIRDSMDRLAELLAKES, encoded by the coding sequence ATGAGTACGCACCCGACCACCATCACCGTGCCCGCGGAAACCCCGTTCATCGAGGTGACCCGCGACTTCGACGCCACCCCCGCCCAGTTGTTCAAGGTCTCCACCGACCCGGACCTGGTCGCCCAGTGGCTGGGCCCGCGCAACCTCGAGATGGAGGTACAGGAGTACGACGTCCGTCCGGGCGGACGGTACCGGTACCTCCACCGCGACGCCTCCGGGGAGTACGCCTTCCGCGGGGTCTTCCACACCGTCGAGCAGGACCGGTTGGTGATCCAGACCTTCGAGTGGGAAGGCGCACCCGGCGAGGTCTCGCTGGAGCGGGCCACCTACACCGAGACCGACACCGGCGTCCGGCTGCACCAGCAGTCCGTCTTCCCGTCGGTGCAGACCCGGGACGCGGCGGTCGCCAGCGGCATGGAGTACGGCATCCGGGACTCGATGGACCGGCTCGCCGAACTGCTCGCGAAGGAGAGCTGA
- a CDS encoding dihydrofolate reductase family protein, translated as MSSVVIDISVSLDGYVTGPDIDLEHGLGRGGDALHTWAFEGNADDRAVLDGAFEQTGAVIQGRKLFDFIDGPTGWSEELGYGAKPEGEVNPPVFVVTHSKPAKTRLGDRFQFVTDGVESAVTQARAAAGEKNVMVMGGGEICHAVLAAGLADVLRLHVAPVVLGDGTRLFPAEASAKVELELVDAISTPAAQHLTYRVTEK; from the coding sequence ATGAGCAGCGTTGTCATCGACATCTCCGTCTCGCTGGACGGTTACGTCACCGGTCCCGACATCGATCTCGAGCACGGCCTCGGGCGTGGCGGCGACGCACTGCACACGTGGGCGTTCGAGGGCAACGCCGACGACCGCGCCGTCCTGGACGGCGCCTTCGAGCAGACCGGCGCGGTGATCCAGGGACGGAAGCTCTTCGACTTCATCGACGGGCCGACGGGCTGGAGCGAGGAGCTGGGGTACGGCGCGAAGCCGGAGGGCGAGGTGAACCCGCCGGTCTTCGTGGTCACCCACAGCAAGCCTGCCAAGACCCGATTGGGTGATCGGTTCCAGTTCGTCACCGACGGCGTGGAGAGCGCGGTGACCCAGGCGCGCGCGGCGGCCGGCGAGAAGAACGTCATGGTGATGGGCGGCGGCGAGATCTGCCACGCGGTCCTCGCCGCCGGACTCGCCGACGTACTGCGGCTGCACGTGGCGCCGGTCGTACTCGGTGACGGCACGCGGTTGTTTCCTGCGGAAGCGTCGGCGAAGGTCGAACTGGAGCTCGTGGACGCGATCTCGACGCCGGCCGCGCAGCACCTCACCTACCGAGTGACCGAGAAGTAG
- a CDS encoding dihydrofolate reductase family protein: MARVIASAAVSLDGFVADTGDAVGPLFDWYDNGPVEVFGTDPDRPFRVSQASADYINAIWPKVGAVVIGRRLFDLTNGWNGVPAVGDHVFVVTHERPTDWPFPDAPFTFVNGIEEAVVRAKAHARDRYVSVTAGNLTGQALAAGLVDEIAYNLVPVLFGSGVRFFGEYAGPQVLLEDPTVVQGDRVTHLHYHLR, encoded by the coding sequence ATGGCAAGAGTGATCGCCTCGGCCGCCGTGTCTCTGGACGGCTTCGTGGCCGACACCGGGGACGCGGTCGGGCCGCTGTTCGACTGGTACGACAACGGCCCGGTCGAGGTGTTCGGCACGGATCCGGACCGCCCGTTCCGGGTCAGCCAGGCCAGCGCGGACTACATCAACGCGATCTGGCCGAAGGTGGGCGCGGTGGTCATCGGCCGGCGCCTGTTCGACCTCACCAACGGCTGGAACGGCGTCCCCGCGGTCGGCGACCACGTCTTCGTCGTCACCCACGAACGACCCACCGACTGGCCGTTCCCCGACGCCCCGTTCACGTTCGTCAACGGGATCGAGGAGGCGGTCGTCCGGGCCAAGGCGCACGCGCGCGACCGGTACGTGTCGGTGACCGCGGGCAACCTGACCGGCCAGGCCCTCGCCGCCGGCCTGGTCGACGAGATCGCGTACAACCTGGTGCCGGTCCTGTTCGGCTCCGGCGTCCGCTTCTTCGGGGAGTACGCGGGGCCGCAGGTACTGCTGGAGGACCCGACCGTGGTCCAGGGCGACCGGGTCACGCACCTGCACTATCACCTGAGGTGA
- a CDS encoding peptidyl-tRNA hydrolase produces MSDVEYVLTLVLRVEKGARPGRTVALEAAARGVLAILADERSVGEGEWAEAMTAWQDARIRKVVRRARGIEWRRAAALPGITVTSEADSTIGEGGTPEAEVRVFPPVPLDEVPKDLAKLQVTGTDLVDEEEPGVPADDLPVLWVNPGLEMSTGKTMAQCGHAAQLAWWALPESARKAWIADDFRLAVRTATPTQWAELLSADLPVVQDAGFTEVVPGSRTVIADHPHLR; encoded by the coding sequence GTGAGTGATGTGGAGTATGTGCTGACTTTGGTTCTGCGGGTGGAGAAGGGGGCTCGGCCAGGGCGGACGGTGGCTTTGGAGGCTGCTGCTCGCGGGGTGTTGGCGATCCTGGCTGATGAGCGGTCCGTGGGGGAGGGGGAGTGGGCCGAGGCGATGACGGCCTGGCAGGACGCTCGGATTCGGAAGGTGGTGCGGCGGGCTCGGGGGATCGAGTGGCGGCGGGCTGCTGCTCTGCCCGGCATCACGGTCACCTCGGAAGCAGACTCCACCATTGGCGAAGGTGGTACGCCGGAAGCCGAGGTGCGGGTGTTTCCGCCGGTGCCGTTGGACGAGGTGCCGAAGGACTTGGCGAAGTTGCAGGTGACCGGGACGGACCTCGTGGACGAGGAGGAGCCCGGCGTACCCGCGGACGACTTGCCTGTGCTCTGGGTGAATCCCGGGTTGGAGATGTCGACCGGGAAGACGATGGCGCAGTGCGGGCACGCGGCGCAGCTGGCTTGGTGGGCGCTTCCCGAGTCGGCGCGGAAGGCGTGGATCGCCGACGACTTCCGCCTCGCCGTACGGACCGCGACCCCCACTCAATGGGCCGAGCTCCTCAGCGCCGACCTGCCCGTCGTCCAGGACGCCGGCTTCACCGAGGTCGTCCCGGGCTCCCGCACGGTGATCGCGGACCACCCTCACCTCAGGTGA
- a CDS encoding helix-turn-helix domain-containing protein, with product MGERQDWARLRRERMAEPGAADAYDAARRAFELGAAVRQMREERGWTQTRLSEAAGMTQSALARFEAGGTVPTLALLERIAQALDTHLVVKFERGDSAA from the coding sequence ATGGGTGAGCGACAGGACTGGGCGCGGCTGCGCCGGGAGCGGATGGCGGAGCCTGGTGCGGCGGATGCGTATGACGCTGCTCGGCGGGCGTTCGAGCTCGGCGCCGCGGTTCGGCAGATGCGGGAAGAGCGCGGCTGGACTCAGACGAGGCTGTCAGAGGCTGCCGGCATGACTCAGTCCGCCTTGGCGCGGTTCGAGGCTGGTGGGACCGTGCCGACGCTCGCTCTGCTCGAGCGGATCGCTCAGGCGCTCGACACGCATCTCGTCGTGAAGTTCGAGCGAGGGGACTCCGCCGCCTGA
- a CDS encoding type II toxin-antitoxin system RelE/ParE family toxin, with the protein MREWLEGLPTSLFARAAFYVDLLADRGPLLGEPYTKQIDGKLRELRFWLEQDALRIVLLTVFRKSRARETRELERARRAYRRCVLDAHTVPDGAEGWDG; encoded by the coding sequence GTGCGTGAATGGCTGGAGGGCTTACCGACGTCGCTCTTCGCGAGAGCGGCGTTCTACGTGGATCTGTTGGCTGATCGTGGACCTCTCCTGGGTGAGCCGTACACGAAGCAGATCGACGGAAAGCTTCGGGAGTTGAGGTTCTGGCTTGAGCAGGACGCGTTGCGGATCGTGCTGCTGACGGTGTTCCGGAAGTCGAGGGCGCGGGAGACTCGTGAACTCGAGCGGGCTCGGCGTGCGTATCGGCGCTGTGTCCTCGATGCGCACACCGTGCCGGATGGAGCGGAGGGTTGGGATGGGTGA
- a CDS encoding thymidylate synthase translates to MRQYLDLLGLVLADGVAKGDRTGTGTLSVFGHQARYDLRAGFPAVTTKKLHLRSVVGELIWFLSGSTNVKWLQENGISIWDEWAGEDGELGPVYGYQWRSWPTPDGRHVDQIAQVIESIKRNPDSRRHIVNAWNVADVDGMALPPCHTMFQFYVADGRLSCQLYQRSADIFLGVPFNIASYALLTHMVAQQTGLEVGDFVHTLGDAHLYLNHVEQAKLQLTREPRSLPTLRLNKRDSIDSYEIGDVELVGYDPHPGIKAPIAV, encoded by the coding sequence ATGCGGCAGTACTTGGATCTTCTTGGGCTGGTTCTGGCGGACGGGGTCGCGAAGGGGGATCGGACCGGGACCGGGACGCTGAGCGTTTTCGGGCATCAGGCGCGGTACGACCTGCGGGCCGGGTTTCCGGCGGTGACGACCAAGAAGCTGCACCTGCGGTCGGTGGTCGGGGAGCTGATCTGGTTCCTCAGCGGGTCGACGAACGTGAAGTGGCTGCAGGAGAACGGGATCTCGATCTGGGACGAGTGGGCCGGCGAGGACGGTGAGCTCGGACCGGTCTACGGGTACCAGTGGCGGTCCTGGCCGACGCCGGACGGGCGGCACGTGGACCAGATCGCGCAGGTGATCGAGTCGATCAAGCGCAACCCGGACTCGCGCCGGCACATCGTCAACGCGTGGAACGTGGCCGACGTCGACGGGATGGCGTTGCCGCCCTGTCACACGATGTTCCAGTTCTACGTGGCCGACGGGCGGTTGTCCTGCCAGCTGTACCAGCGGTCCGCGGACATCTTCCTCGGCGTCCCGTTCAACATCGCCTCGTACGCCCTGCTCACCCACATGGTCGCGCAGCAGACCGGGCTCGAGGTGGGCGACTTCGTCCACACGCTCGGCGACGCGCACCTCTACCTGAACCACGTCGAGCAGGCCAAGCTCCAGCTCACCCGCGAACCGCGATCGCTGCCGACGCTCCGGCTGAACAAGCGGGACTCCATCGACTCGTACGAGATCGGCGACGTCGAGCTGGTCGGGTACGACCCGCACCCGGGGATCAAGGCGCCGATCGCGGTATGA
- a CDS encoding dihydrofolate reductase, with translation MTVVLIAAVGRNGVIGRDNDLPWRIPADLQHFKRLTLGHTLVMGRKTYDSIGRPLPGRRTVVVTRQPDWSVPGVAVAHDLATALTVADGNDIYVAGGGEIYRQALASADRLELTEVDQAPDGDVTFPSIDPADWTETARDAHDGFSFVTYHRA, from the coding sequence ATGACCGTCGTCCTGATCGCGGCGGTCGGGCGCAACGGGGTGATCGGCCGTGACAACGACCTGCCCTGGCGGATCCCCGCGGACCTGCAGCACTTCAAGCGGCTCACCCTCGGCCACACCCTGGTGATGGGCCGCAAGACCTACGACTCGATCGGCCGCCCACTCCCCGGCCGCCGCACCGTCGTCGTCACCCGGCAGCCGGACTGGTCCGTCCCCGGCGTCGCGGTCGCGCACGACCTGGCCACCGCCCTCACAGTTGCAGACGGCAACGACATCTACGTGGCCGGGGGCGGCGAGATCTACCGGCAGGCGCTGGCGTCCGCCGACCGGCTGGAGCTGACCGAGGTCGACCAGGCGCCCGACGGCGACGTCACCTTCCCGTCCATCGACCCCGCCGACTGGACCGAGACGGCCCGCGACGCCCACGACGGCTTCAGCTTCGTCACCTACCACCGCGCCTGA